The following are from one region of the Macadamia integrifolia cultivar HAES 741 unplaced genomic scaffold, SCU_Mint_v3 scaffold1132, whole genome shotgun sequence genome:
- the LOC122062885 gene encoding uncharacterized protein LOC122062885 has translation MEQLSDLMSLGTICSVALEKKVVMNCQSVQFLGFKHQSNILREKLCSGGDWDSDRRPPPDRKKQRLITDFLWPHTTLEIDCTPAPAVPIVGVSSAGLSSLPKKSYSKVVGGVLPDVDDLPDPIHAENLTKIVIPQDAYEECLLRYRFALVARINFRFISLDEVRKEAVNSWNLKKKVFIKPMGLCYTLFQFEAEKDMTNIWKQSPIKIGRQFIRFQRWKPDFNIHDKTAISKLVWIRFPGLPFEYWHEKILLSMTKAMGRPLDIDKRT, from the exons ATGGAGCAATTGTCTGATCTCATGTCCTTGGGGACAATCTGTTCAGTGGCATTAGAGAAGAAG GTTGTGATGAATTGCCAAAGTGTTCAGTTTCTAGGTTTTAAGCACCAGAGTAACATTTTG agagagaagctctgcagTGGAGGAGATTGGGATTCTGACCGAAGGCCACCCCCTGATCGCAAAAAGCAGAGGCTTATTACGGATTTCTTGTGGCCCCATACAACCCTTGAGATAGATTGCACGCCTGCACCTGCCGTGCCTATTGTGGGCGTTAGCAGTGCTGGCCTTTCATCCCTTCCCAAGAAATCCTACTCTAAAGTGGTTGGAGGCGTTCTCCCTGATGTTGACGACCTACCTGACCCTATTCATGCAGAAAATCTCACTAAAATCGTGATTCCCcaagatgcctatgaggaaTGCCTACTCCGGTATCGCTTCGCTTTGGTGGCCAGAATTAATTTTCGCTTTATTTCTTTGGATGAAGTTCGGAAGGAAGCTGTGAACTCTTGGAACCTTAAAAAGAAGGTTTTTATCAAACCTATGGGGTTATGCTACACGTTATTTCAATTTGAGGCTGAGAAAGACATGACAAACATTTGGAAACAAAGTCCTATTAAGATTGGAAGGCAGTTTATTCGCTTTCAACGGTGGAAGCCGGATTTTAATATCCATGACAAAACTGCTATTTCTAAACTTGTTTGGATTCGCTTCCCTGGACTCCCCTTCGAATATTGGCACGAGAAGATCCTCCTATCCATGACAAAAGCCATGGGGCGCCCCCTGGACATTGATAAAAGAACATGA